The following proteins come from a genomic window of Methylorubrum populi:
- a CDS encoding secretin N-terminal domain-containing protein, with amino-acid sequence MRSRVRTGGRASRARLCASGALAVALAVLSGPLSPSRSEAATLEMPSTPYSYTVIDQDLGAALQEFGSNLKVKVNLSPEVKGRIQGRLPEGTAQDFLDRLAANYNLEWYYDGSVLYVTSARENRTQLLVLSPITYDRLKAALDALDIADSRFPIRPAPGKGVVMVSGPPRYVALVEQTLAGLVAEEQARPKTAAEAAKIQPPKVTTLTVFRGGQMTVFRDGRPERLIGPEEAPARQEPAGVAAAVPATNPAPSPAAPSLVAPPPGAVPLPRP; translated from the coding sequence ATGCGCAGCAGGGTTCGGACGGGCGGACGGGCGTCCCGCGCGCGGCTTTGTGCCTCGGGCGCCCTGGCCGTTGCCCTCGCCGTCCTCTCGGGGCCGCTCTCCCCGAGCCGGTCCGAGGCGGCGACCCTCGAGATGCCCTCGACGCCCTACAGCTACACGGTCATCGACCAGGATCTCGGTGCCGCGCTGCAGGAGTTCGGCAGCAACCTGAAGGTCAAGGTCAACCTCAGCCCCGAGGTGAAGGGCCGGATCCAGGGGCGCCTGCCCGAGGGCACCGCGCAGGACTTTCTCGACCGACTGGCCGCCAACTACAACCTCGAATGGTACTACGACGGCAGCGTTCTCTACGTGACCTCCGCGCGCGAGAACCGCACCCAGCTGCTGGTGCTCAGCCCGATCACCTACGACCGCCTGAAGGCCGCCCTCGACGCGCTCGACATCGCCGACTCGCGCTTCCCGATCCGGCCGGCGCCGGGCAAGGGCGTGGTGATGGTCTCGGGCCCGCCGCGCTACGTCGCCCTCGTCGAGCAGACGCTGGCCGGACTCGTCGCGGAGGAGCAGGCGCGGCCCAAGACGGCCGCCGAGGCGGCGAAGATCCAGCCGCCGAAGGTGACGACGCTCACCGTGTTCCGCGGCGGGCAGATGACGGTGTTCCGCGACGGGCGGCCCGAGCGCCTGATCGGCCCCGAGGAGGCGCCGGCCCGTCAGGAGCCGGCCGGTGTCGCGGCCGCGGTCCCCGCGACGAATCCCGCACCGTCCCCCGCAGCGCCCTCCCTCGTCGCCCCGCCGCCGGGCGCCGTGCCGCTCCCCCGCCCCTGA
- a CDS encoding SctD/MshK family protein, whose translation MNSAAGAADQAAEFYRLEIHSGLYAGVTQELGPGRVVLGSGAGADILLMEPDFAPIHAAVVLQDGTIRIEGLEQGVAVTGIGPVPAGAARTVRLPATVEIGGVALAWAIAGPSASGEAAGSARPLGMLRRLLARPAVPGIAAGVVLAVTVFLTLANPIAGAAVLIDGTGRDAHVQPVAASPSIPVQATPTPAIPPAIPTAAASSPIPPDAGLPRPALPAQKAGTVEAAAKALQAEAAGAGLLNVHVKGSGGAVAATGTIEPTMAGRWEALQKAFDERFAGDVTLVNSVAVKAEKLPASLGIEGVWRGAQPYIVVRGQRYLVGAVVDGGWTIREIERDRVMLEREGRLVAMRF comes from the coding sequence GTGAACAGCGCAGCGGGGGCCGCCGATCAGGCGGCCGAGTTCTACCGTCTCGAGATTCATTCGGGACTCTACGCGGGCGTGACGCAGGAGCTGGGCCCGGGCCGAGTGGTGCTCGGCAGCGGCGCCGGCGCCGACATCCTGCTGATGGAGCCCGATTTCGCTCCGATCCACGCGGCCGTCGTTCTGCAGGACGGGACGATCCGCATCGAGGGTCTGGAGCAGGGCGTGGCGGTGACCGGCATAGGACCGGTGCCGGCGGGCGCCGCGCGCACGGTCCGTCTCCCGGCGACGGTCGAGATCGGCGGGGTCGCGCTCGCCTGGGCGATCGCCGGGCCGTCCGCTTCCGGCGAGGCCGCCGGGTCCGCCCGCCCGCTCGGGATGCTGCGGCGCCTTCTCGCGCGGCCGGCGGTGCCGGGCATCGCCGCGGGCGTGGTGCTCGCGGTCACCGTGTTCCTGACCCTGGCTAACCCGATCGCCGGGGCCGCCGTCCTGATCGACGGCACCGGCCGGGACGCGCATGTGCAGCCGGTCGCGGCGAGCCCGTCGATACCGGTGCAGGCAACGCCCACGCCCGCAATCCCCCCCGCAATCCCCACGGCGGCCGCGTCGTCGCCGATCCCGCCGGATGCCGGACTCCCGCGTCCCGCCCTCCCGGCGCAGAAGGCCGGCACCGTCGAGGCGGCGGCAAAGGCACTTCAGGCGGAGGCCGCCGGGGCCGGGCTGCTCAACGTCCACGTCAAGGGCAGCGGCGGTGCCGTGGCCGCGACGGGAACGATCGAGCCGACGATGGCCGGTCGATGGGAAGCGCTGCAGAAGGCGTTCGACGAGCGCTTCGCCGGCGACGTCACGCTCGTCAACAGCGTCGCCGTCAAGGCGGAGAAGCTGCCCGCCTCGCTCGGCATCGAGGGGGTCTGGCGCGGTGCCCAGCCGTACATCGTCGTGCGCGGCCAGCGCTACCTCGTCGGCGCCGTCGTCGATGGCGGCTGGACCATCCGCGAGATCGAGCGCGACCGCGTGATGCTGGAGCGCGAGGGCCGCCTCGTCGCGATGCGCTTCTAG
- a CDS encoding tetratricopeptide repeat protein, which yields MFDAERDDEPAHALPVPARARPLAAPQARPPLIAREQRDLLCALAYVALGIGDGRQAVTLLDLVLREVPDDAGALRLLAYARVATGDGEGALAALDRLERLRAGHHEKLRDGRGADRRDAPDDGEPSAPLLLLRSQALRLAGRLDEGRATFRRFVAARRIREKAA from the coding sequence ATGTTCGACGCGGAACGCGACGACGAGCCCGCTCATGCCCTGCCGGTCCCGGCGCGGGCCCGCCCGCTCGCGGCACCGCAGGCCCGGCCGCCGCTGATTGCCCGCGAGCAGCGCGACCTGCTCTGCGCGCTGGCCTACGTCGCGCTCGGCATCGGCGACGGGCGCCAGGCCGTGACGCTGCTCGACCTCGTCCTGCGCGAGGTGCCGGACGACGCGGGCGCCCTGCGCCTCCTGGCCTATGCCCGCGTCGCGACCGGCGACGGCGAGGGTGCACTCGCCGCCCTCGACCGGCTGGAGCGGCTTCGCGCGGGTCATCACGAGAAGCTTCGCGATGGCCGCGGGGCGGACCGCAGGGACGCGCCGGATGACGGGGAGCCGTCCGCGCCGCTGCTGCTCCTGCGCAGTCAGGCCCTGCGCCTCGCCGGCCGCCTGGACGAGGGCCGCGCCACCTTCCGCCGCTTCGTCGCGGCGCGCCGTATCCGGGAGAAAGCCGCGTGA